One window of the Crassaminicella thermophila genome contains the following:
- a CDS encoding DNRLRE domain-containing protein, with translation MIKIIEQRPFKDAAINSSMPYENYGDYHVLFVGKYKYHSIYRSLLYFDLPVLEEVGRVNKVELLLYIVRNDNPSFKKIFHIYRIVEGFEENTVNYSNQPMIDETFHQAFTINEEMNTYVKIDITKFFNNWYTKIYPNNGLLIKALDENSTSLVAFYSKDNNDRIYMPKIQIEFEKFEQKDPIKDIKRIKNKNVNSEIYYNMGNKYFEDGDYKKAYKYYKEGFEKFILKEKYSPKLLFRIVTTLERLERYEKGLEVIEEGLKHYIDFTDLMFLKARILKKQDKISLAIKELNKCLDKGESPIHLNFIEGAGSFKAYDALAKIYYELKDYDEAYHYCKKAFQINPRFTSPIYTIAKILFSEERDINDIKEKLEGFFGKNLDEKEYMILSDVYFAQRKYKIAYEYILKAEEMITYSLKYFYKKGMCLLFMKNYEEAYNNFERIIKGELYEKAIYKMALCEILSGNMYNATKLLNMVRDPENNNRRKIYYTLKNLLEGKSCDPISEDQEESKKFADIIFELLDILIEATSPENFEKSLQLLNLIENDEVLLRLAKLYYNHELYNLAFGEFIRSIKIFNKIDFEGLNMMKKAFIKIE, from the coding sequence ATGATAAAAATAATAGAACAAAGACCTTTTAAAGATGCTGCAATTAATAGTTCTATGCCATATGAAAACTATGGAGATTATCATGTTTTATTTGTTGGGAAATATAAGTATCATTCTATTTATAGAAGTTTGCTGTACTTTGATTTGCCTGTTTTAGAGGAAGTAGGAAGGGTAAATAAGGTAGAACTTCTTCTATATATTGTTCGCAATGATAATCCATCCTTTAAAAAAATATTTCATATTTATAGAATAGTAGAAGGGTTTGAAGAGAATACTGTAAATTATTCAAATCAACCAATGATAGATGAGACTTTCCATCAAGCCTTTACGATAAATGAAGAAATGAATACTTATGTAAAAATAGATATAACAAAGTTTTTTAATAATTGGTATACTAAGATTTATCCTAATAATGGATTGTTGATAAAGGCTTTAGATGAAAATAGTACTTCTCTTGTAGCTTTTTATAGTAAAGATAATAATGATCGGATATATATGCCAAAGATTCAGATAGAATTTGAAAAATTTGAACAGAAAGATCCGATTAAGGATATAAAAAGAATAAAAAATAAAAATGTAAACTCTGAAATTTATTATAATATGGGTAATAAATATTTTGAGGATGGAGACTATAAAAAAGCTTATAAATATTATAAAGAAGGTTTTGAAAAATTTATATTAAAAGAAAAGTATAGTCCAAAGCTATTATTTAGGATTGTTACTACACTAGAAAGATTAGAGAGGTATGAGAAAGGATTAGAAGTCATAGAAGAAGGGCTTAAGCATTATATAGATTTTACGGATTTAATGTTTTTAAAAGCAAGAATTTTAAAAAAACAAGACAAAATTTCTCTAGCAATAAAGGAATTGAATAAATGCTTAGATAAGGGAGAATCTCCTATACATCTAAATTTTATTGAAGGAGCAGGAAGCTTTAAGGCATATGATGCTTTAGCAAAAATTTATTATGAGTTAAAAGATTATGATGAAGCTTACCATTATTGCAAAAAGGCATTTCAGATAAATCCTAGATTTACATCACCTATTTATACAATTGCAAAAATATTATTTAGTGAGGAAAGAGACATAAATGATATAAAAGAAAAATTAGAAGGTTTTTTTGGGAAAAATTTAGATGAAAAGGAGTATATGATTCTTTCAGATGTATATTTTGCACAAAGGAAGTATAAAATAGCCTATGAATATATATTAAAAGCTGAAGAAATGATTACGTATTCTTTAAAATATTTTTATAAAAAAGGCATGTGCTTGCTCTTTATGAAAAATTATGAAGAAGCATACAATAATTTTGAAAGGATAATAAAGGGAGAGCTTTATGAAAAAGCTATTTATAAGATGGCATTATGTGAAATATTAAGTGGAAATATGTATAATGCTACTAAGCTTTTGAATATGGTAAGAGATCCTGAAAACAATAACAGAAGAAAGATATATTATACTTTGAAAAATTTATTAGAAGGAAAAAGCTGTGATCCTATCAGTGAAGATCAAGAAGAATCGAAAAAATTTGCAGATATTATTTTTGAATTGTTAGATATTCTTATTGAGGCTACATCTCCAGAAAATTTTGAAAAGTCATTACAATTATTAAATCTAATTGAAAATGACGAAGTTTTGTTAAGATTAGCAAAGCTTTATTATAATCATGAGCTTTATAATTTAGCTTTTGGAGAGTTTATTAGAAGCATAAAGATTTTTAATAAAATTGATTTTGAAGGACTAAATATGATGAAAAAAGCTTTCATAAAAATAGAATAG
- a CDS encoding TPR domain-containing glycosyltransferase has product MLLSLCVIVKNEENNLPRCLESVKDIVDEMIVVDTGSTDDTVKIAKSYGAKVFYFQWNDNFSDAKNFALEQAKGDWIITMDADEELSASDKDKVLPLLNNPNIDIYLFQTLSYVGNTPGLETVNNLNIRLIRNHKGYKYMGAIHEQIYNSINPIKENKVGKEKIVVYHYGYLRSIALEKDKPSRNMKILKKLLEKDPNNNFHLYNMGNEYLRLRRFEEALTCFKRAYKDFMPNLAYSPKLLLKMIITLEELHMYDEELKMLNHGLQYYPKFTDLEYLRACLFHRQKKYSLAIKGFKKCIEMGEPPLEQYNINDVGGYRAYYALGEIYSELGDYDEAYNYYIETIKAKPTFHMPLYNIAKILIKKEKDINVVKTKLERFFGDNLNAGAYIKLGDIFFGMEKYDIALEYFLKGQEILKTDQNIYYYIGMSELYLKNYQEAYQWFEKIKEGKYYEEAIYKMILCEILSNNFENAKKLLHITKKNKNEYMYTVYKSFKNLVGDKDCEIISDDQEESKIFADIIFILLNILIKVATPEIFEKSLKLLNLINDDEVLLRLAKLYYNNGYYNLAYQEFIRSIKMFNKIDQEGLEMMKKISDKHISFTT; this is encoded by the coding sequence TTGCTGTTAAGTTTATGTGTGATTGTAAAAAATGAAGAAAATAATCTTCCGAGATGTCTTGAAAGTGTAAAGGATATTGTGGATGAAATGATTGTTGTAGATACAGGATCTACTGATGATACGGTAAAAATAGCGAAAAGCTATGGAGCAAAAGTATTTTATTTTCAGTGGAATGATAACTTTAGTGATGCAAAAAATTTTGCATTAGAACAAGCAAAAGGGGATTGGATTATAACAATGGATGCGGATGAGGAGTTAAGTGCTTCTGATAAAGACAAAGTTCTTCCGTTATTAAATAATCCTAATATAGATATATATCTTTTTCAAACGCTAAGCTATGTTGGCAATACACCAGGGTTAGAAACAGTTAATAATTTAAATATTCGGTTAATAAGAAATCATAAAGGATATAAATACATGGGTGCAATACACGAACAAATATATAATAGCATAAATCCTATTAAAGAAAATAAAGTTGGAAAAGAAAAAATAGTAGTTTATCATTATGGATATTTAAGAAGTATTGCCCTTGAAAAGGATAAACCAAGTAGAAATATGAAAATTTTAAAGAAACTTTTAGAAAAAGATCCTAACAATAATTTTCACTTGTATAATATGGGGAATGAATATCTTAGATTGAGAAGATTTGAGGAAGCCCTTACATGTTTTAAAAGAGCATATAAAGATTTTATGCCAAATCTTGCTTATAGCCCAAAACTTTTGTTAAAGATGATTATTACTTTAGAAGAATTGCATATGTATGATGAAGAATTGAAAATGTTAAATCATGGGCTTCAGTATTATCCTAAATTTACAGATTTAGAGTATTTAAGAGCATGTTTGTTTCATCGACAAAAAAAATATTCATTAGCGATTAAAGGATTTAAAAAGTGTATAGAGATGGGAGAGCCTCCTTTAGAACAATATAATATTAATGATGTAGGTGGCTATAGAGCATATTATGCACTAGGGGAAATTTATTCTGAACTTGGGGACTATGATGAAGCTTACAATTATTACATTGAAACAATCAAGGCAAAGCCTACTTTTCATATGCCCCTTTATAATATTGCTAAAATATTAATAAAAAAAGAAAAAGATATAAATGTAGTAAAGACTAAATTAGAAAGATTTTTTGGCGACAATCTAAATGCAGGAGCATATATCAAACTTGGGGATATATTCTTTGGCATGGAGAAATATGATATTGCCCTTGAATACTTTTTAAAGGGGCAAGAAATTTTGAAAACAGATCAAAACATATATTATTATATAGGAATGAGTGAGCTTTATCTTAAGAATTACCAAGAAGCCTATCAATGGTTTGAAAAAATTAAAGAAGGAAAATATTATGAAGAGGCTATATATAAAATGATTCTTTGTGAAATTCTTTCTAATAATTTTGAGAATGCTAAGAAGTTACTTCATATTACAAAAAAAAATAAAAATGAGTATATGTATACTGTTTATAAATCCTTTAAAAACTTGGTAGGAGACAAGGATTGTGAAATCATTAGTGATGATCAAGAGGAATCTAAAATTTTTGCAGATATAATATTTATATTATTAAATATTCTTATTAAAGTAGCAACACCAGAAATATTTGAAAAATCATTAAAGCTTTTAAATCTTATCAATGATGATGAAGTTTTATTAAGGCTTGCAAAGCTTTACTATAATAATGGATATTATAACCTTGCATATCAGGAGTTTATAAGATCTATAAAAATGTTTAATAAAATAGATCAAGAGGGATTAGAGATGATGAAAAAAATTTCAGATAAACATATTTCATTCACGACCTAA
- a CDS encoding DUF6385 domain-containing protein, whose protein sequence is MPNNIVFNNVADQLKTKIYGDDSGTTRAIALDASGKILIGSLDTINTINYIATVDTVNNVSSVDLVDTVATVNEVTNVSSVDLVDTVATVNYVADVQKITDTVDVKIVSNDFTESSSVVVLGADASTTVLSIDTSEKNMYSYYIASSGAATVNIQISPTTADSYFINDATSAVMTANSTVVLVPEKFLKYTRLYLQAGSGGATASVYFNAHN, encoded by the coding sequence ATGCCTAATAATATTGTATTTAATAATGTTGCTGATCAGTTAAAAACAAAGATATATGGGGATGATAGTGGGACAACAAGGGCTATAGCACTAGATGCTAGTGGTAAAATACTAATTGGTAGCTTAGATACAATTAATACAATTAATTATATAGCTACAGTAGACACCGTAAATAATGTAAGTTCAGTAGACTTAGTAGACACAGTAGCAACAGTAAATGAAGTAACAAATGTAAGTTCAGTAGACTTAGTAGACACGGTAGCAACAGTAAACTATGTAGCAGATGTACAAAAAATTACAGACACAGTAGATGTAAAAATTGTTAGCAATGACTTTACAGAATCATCTAGTGTAGTAGTTTTAGGTGCAGATGCATCAACGACAGTTTTAAGTATAGATACTTCTGAAAAAAATATGTATTCATACTATATAGCTTCATCAGGAGCAGCTACTGTAAATATACAAATATCTCCAACTACTGCAGATAGCTATTTTATAAATGATGCAACTAGTGCAGTCATGACTGCTAATTCTACGGTTGTGTTAGTTCCAGAAAAATTCCTCAAATATACAAGATTATACTTGCAAGCAGGTTCTGGAGGAGCTACTGCATCAGTTTATTTTAATGCCCATAACTAA
- a CDS encoding sugar phosphate nucleotidyltransferase, whose amino-acid sequence MKGIILAGGTGSRLYPLTKVTNKHLLPVGKYPMIHHLVAKMKQASIKDIMVISGKEHMGSVVSLLGSGYEYGVNFTFRIQDQPGGIAQALGLCESFVKNDKCIVILGDNIFEDNINQYVKNFEKQEKGAKILIKQVKDPTRYGIAELKNNKIINIEEKPKKPKSTYCVTGIYMYDPRVFDIIKTLKPSNRGELEITDVNNWYIQDGSLTYDILNGWWTDAGTFHSLLDANILAKDIDLEHILSRDYKNRQVKFL is encoded by the coding sequence ATGAAAGGCATCATCTTAGCAGGAGGGACTGGGTCAAGGCTTTATCCCTTAACAAAAGTTACCAATAAGCATTTACTTCCAGTAGGAAAATATCCTATGATTCATCATTTAGTAGCTAAAATGAAGCAAGCAAGCATAAAAGACATTATGGTCATTTCTGGAAAAGAACATATGGGATCAGTCGTAAGTTTATTGGGCAGCGGCTATGAATATGGAGTAAATTTCACCTTCCGAATACAAGATCAACCTGGAGGAATCGCTCAAGCTTTAGGTTTATGTGAATCGTTTGTTAAAAATGATAAATGTATTGTAATCCTTGGTGACAATATTTTTGAAGATAATATCAATCAATATGTTAAAAACTTTGAAAAGCAAGAGAAAGGAGCAAAAATATTAATCAAACAAGTGAAAGATCCTACAAGATATGGCATTGCTGAACTTAAAAATAATAAAATAATAAATATTGAAGAAAAACCGAAAAAACCTAAAAGCACTTATTGCGTTACAGGCATCTATATGTATGATCCTAGAGTATTTGATATTATTAAAACCTTAAAACCTTCTAACAGAGGTGAACTTGAAATTACGGATGTTAATAATTGGTATATACAGGATGGTTCTCTCACCTATGATATCTTAAATGGATGGTGGACTGATGCAGGAACTTTTCATTCTTTACTTGATGCAAATATATTGGCCAAAGATATAGATTTAGAGCATATATTGAGTAGAGATTATAAAAATAGGCAGGTGAAATTTCTATGA
- the rfbD gene encoding dTDP-4-dehydrorhamnose reductase — protein MKVLITGGNGQLGSTIKEMLREKKCSLGKIDKTYFHCKVIAEGKYTLNITSLENVKNYFIKSKPHIVINTAAYTNVDGCESNIDLAYKVNALGPRNLAIACETINAKLIHISTDYVFDGKSKLPYKEFDLPNPINIYGKSKYLGEEYVKQFCSRYFIVRTSWLYGQIGKNFVKTILKTSKEKKYLEIIEDQTGNPTNAQDLAYHILKLALTDEYGIYHCTGNGQCSWYEFAKAIIQYANIDCKINPISSYAYKPIAKRPSYSSLDHMMLRNTIGDAMRYWQDALKDFLNTLS, from the coding sequence ATGAAAGTGTTGATTACAGGAGGAAATGGTCAGCTTGGAAGTACAATAAAAGAAATGCTTAGAGAAAAAAAATGTTCATTAGGCAAAATTGATAAAACTTACTTTCATTGTAAAGTAATTGCTGAAGGTAAATATACATTAAATATAACTTCCTTAGAAAATGTTAAAAATTATTTTATAAAATCCAAACCACATATAGTTATAAATACAGCAGCCTATACAAATGTAGATGGATGTGAATCAAACATAGATTTAGCTTATAAAGTAAATGCTTTAGGTCCTAGAAACTTGGCAATAGCATGTGAAACAATAAATGCAAAGCTCATTCATATCTCTACAGATTATGTTTTTGATGGAAAAAGCAAACTTCCTTATAAAGAATTTGATTTACCTAACCCCATAAATATTTATGGAAAATCAAAATACTTAGGAGAAGAATATGTAAAACAATTTTGTTCTAGGTATTTTATTGTTCGAACAAGTTGGCTTTATGGACAAATTGGAAAAAATTTTGTAAAAACAATACTAAAAACTTCAAAAGAAAAAAAATATCTTGAGATTATAGAGGATCAGACAGGAAATCCAACCAACGCACAAGATCTAGCCTATCATATTTTGAAATTAGCATTAACAGATGAATATGGTATTTATCATTGTACAGGTAATGGTCAATGTAGCTGGTATGAATTTGCAAAAGCGATTATTCAGTATGCTAATATAGATTGTAAGATTAATCCAATTTCTTCTTATGCATATAAACCTATTGCCAAAAGACCATCCTACTCATCACTAGATCACATGATGCTAAGAAATACCATTGGAGATGCAATGAGATATTGGCAAGATGCATTAAAAGATTTTTTAAATACTCTTTCTTGA
- the rfbB gene encoding dTDP-glucose 4,6-dehydratase, with translation MKIYLVTGGAGFIGSNFIKYMFKKYKHIKIINVDKLTYAGNLENLKEVKNHPHYKFIKADICDKKAIENIFKANDIDYVINFAAESHVDRSIKDPSIFAKTNVLGTVNLLNCAKAAWETNNGFKLGKKFLQVSTDEVYGSLENTGYFTETSPLDPHSPYASSKASADLMIKAYFDTYKMPVNVTRCSNNYGPYQFPEKLIPLMIYNCLNKKILPVYGDGLNIRDWLYVIDHCKAIDLVIENGKLGEIYNIGGHNERTNIYIVKTIIQYIKKNVDPTITENLIKFVEDRKGHDRRYAIDPTKIRNELGWKPKTSFEEGIKKTIQWYLENNTWLDNITSKEYQDAYNKMYGN, from the coding sequence ATGAAAATTTATTTAGTTACAGGTGGCGCAGGATTTATTGGTTCAAATTTTATAAAATATATGTTTAAAAAATATAAACATATTAAAATAATCAATGTAGATAAATTGACTTATGCGGGAAATCTTGAGAATCTAAAAGAAGTAAAAAACCACCCTCATTACAAATTTATAAAAGCTGATATATGTGATAAAAAAGCAATTGAAAATATATTTAAAGCAAATGATATAGACTATGTTATAAATTTTGCAGCAGAATCCCATGTAGATCGAAGCATTAAAGATCCTTCCATTTTTGCTAAAACAAATGTATTAGGAACTGTAAATTTATTAAATTGTGCGAAAGCTGCATGGGAAACAAATAATGGATTTAAACTAGGAAAAAAGTTTTTACAGGTATCCACAGATGAAGTATATGGTTCATTAGAAAATACAGGATATTTTACAGAAACTTCACCCCTAGACCCTCACAGTCCTTATGCTTCCAGTAAAGCATCAGCTGATCTAATGATAAAAGCATATTTTGATACCTATAAAATGCCTGTAAATGTCACAAGATGTTCCAACAACTATGGCCCTTATCAATTTCCAGAAAAGCTCATTCCCCTTATGATTTATAATTGTTTAAATAAAAAGATTTTACCTGTTTATGGTGATGGATTAAATATTAGAGATTGGCTTTATGTAATAGATCACTGCAAAGCTATAGATCTGGTTATTGAAAATGGCAAACTGGGTGAAATCTATAATATTGGCGGACACAACGAAAGAACAAATATCTATATTGTAAAAACAATCATTCAATATATCAAGAAAAATGTTGATCCTACTATAACAGAAAACCTTATAAAATTTGTAGAAGATCGAAAAGGTCATGACAGAAGGTATGCCATAGATCCTACAAAGATAAGAAATGAACTAGGCTGGAAGCCTAAAACAAGTTTTGAAGAAGGTATTAAAAAAACAATTCAATGGTATTTAGAAAATAATACTTGGCTTGATAATATAACTAGTAAAGAATATCAAGATGCCTACAATAAAATGTATGGAAATTAG
- the rfbC gene encoding dTDP-4-dehydrorhamnose 3,5-epimerase translates to MNKFQFIETPIKGLYIIEQNVFEDKRGYFLETYNYKDFKKAGLNMVFVQDNQSKSKKGVLRGLHFQRKYPQGKLVRVIKGEVFDVAVDLRKKSNTFGKWYGCILNEKNKRQFYIPEGFAHGFLVLSSEAEFLYKCSNFYHPEDEYGIIWNDSDININWPLDYIHEIILSDKDKCWISFKEYKNLIIRNDAQ, encoded by the coding sequence ATGAATAAATTTCAATTTATTGAAACCCCTATCAAAGGATTATACATTATCGAACAAAATGTGTTTGAAGACAAAAGAGGCTATTTTTTAGAAACTTACAATTACAAAGATTTTAAAAAAGCAGGACTAAATATGGTCTTTGTTCAGGATAATCAATCAAAATCAAAAAAAGGAGTTCTTAGAGGACTTCATTTTCAAAGAAAATATCCTCAAGGAAAATTAGTAAGAGTAATAAAAGGCGAAGTTTTTGATGTAGCAGTAGATCTGCGAAAAAAATCTAATACTTTTGGGAAATGGTATGGATGTATTTTAAATGAGAAAAATAAAAGACAGTTTTATATCCCAGAAGGTTTTGCCCATGGATTCTTGGTCCTTTCATCTGAAGCAGAATTTCTATATAAATGTAGCAACTTTTATCATCCTGAAGATGAATATGGTATTATTTGGAACGATTCAGATATAAACATTAACTGGCCACTTGATTACATTCATGAAATTATATTATCTGATAAAGACAAGTGTTGGATAAGTTTTAAAGAATACAAAAACCTTATAATAAGGAATGATGCTCAATGA